CGTGCCCGACGGTGTCGCTGTCCTCGCTGAGCGAGAGGACGACCATCAGCAGCGCGATCAGGATCCCGGCGACCGCGTACCGCTCGCGTCCCGATGTCCGCTCGCCGAGCAGGACGGAGGAGAGCAGCAGGAGGAGGACGAGGCCGGACACGAAGATGCCCTGCGCCGCGGCGATCGGCAGCGTGCGGTACACGGCGAGCTGCGCACCGAAGCCCGCCGCCAGGGCCAGCGAGCCGCCGATCCACAGCGGACTGCCGAGCACCTGCCGCAGCAGCCGGGCGGGGCTGCGGACGCTCACCGACGGCATCGCCGTCAACGCCCTTTTCTCCAGGACGAATCCGGTGCTGTAGAGCAGGTTCGCGATCAGTGCCGCGGCCACGCCCCACCACATGGTCAAGCCCTTCGGGCGTGCAGCAGGAGGATCGACGCGGCACTCGGCACGGCGCAGGCCAGCCGGTCCAGGGCGCGCAGCGGGCGCGGCACGCCGTGGAACGGCGCCCCCGACAGGCGTACGACCTCGAAGCCGGACGCGGCGACGAACTCGCGCAGGGCGCGCGCCGTGTACAGCCGCAGATGCCCCACGACCTCCTTGCCGGGGCGGCCGTGGATGCCGCGCAGGCTGACCTCGGAGAAGACGGGCTGCACGCCCGCGAGGAGCAGGCCGCGGTTGTACCAGGCGGCGAGGTTCGGGGTGGACAGCATGAGGTGCCCGCCCGGCCGCAGCACCCTTCTCAGCTCGTCCAGGGCGCTGTCCGGGTCGACGAGGTGCTCGACGACCTCGCTGAACAGTACGGCGTCGGCCGTCCCGTCGGCGAACGGCAGCCCGCCGTCGGTGAGTTCGCCGCGCACGACGTACGGAAGCCGGGCGTGCGCACGCCTCAGCGCGTCCTGCGACCAGTCCACGCCGACGACGCGGTGCCCGGCGAGGAGCGGCGCCGCGGTCGCCGCCGCCGTGCCGTCGCCGCAGCCGATGTCCAGGACCGTGGCGGTACGGGTGGTGGCCGGGCCGAGCGCGGCGGCGAGCATGCGGGCCTGGCGGATGCTGCGGGCGTCGCCGGACGCGACGGGGACGGCCGGGTTCTCGTAGAAGTCCCGGAGTCCCTTGGGGCGTCGGGTGGTTGTGGTCGTGGTGGCGGTGGTCACATGGGCCCCCCGTGGGTCTCGTGGGGTTCGGTGTGTTCCGTCGCGTTGAGGTAGTGCTCGAACAGGTCGCGCAGGTGCGCGCCGTCGCCGTGGCTGAGCAGCGTCCTCGACCAGCGCAGGGCGAGGTGCAGCCGGCCCGCCGTCGACGCCGTGGTCACGGTGAGGCCGCGCGGCAGCCGGGCGGGCGCGGAGAACCAGACGGCGTGCGCGCGGCCCGCGTCGCCGAAGTCCAGGGCGTAGGGGACGCGGCCGATGTTGCTCAGGAGCGTCGTCGACGTCCAGGGGGCGGCGGCTCTGCGCAGACCGCGGGTGACGGCGGCACGGAGGGTGACGGGCAGGACGGGGGCGGTCAGGAGCGTGGCGCCGTGGCCCAGTTGGGGGCGGGAGAGCGCCTTGAGGGCGCGGGTGCGTTCGGAGGTGCGGCGCAGGAGGTCGCGGGTCGCCTCCGGGGTCCAGTCCCGCGGGGACAACTCGGCTGCGCTGAAGGGGACTTCCACCAGTCGGGTGCCGTTGCCCATCGGCATCGTGGCGTCCCGGGGGCGGTCGTCCACGGGCATCGTGATGCGGAACGGGCGCGGCCGGGCCCCGTGTTCACGGTTCCAGTGCGCGATCATCAGCGCGGTGGCGACCATGAGCTGGTCGTTCACGGTGAACGGGGACCCCTTGGGGCGGCGCGGGACCGGTAGCTCGGCGACGAGCATGCCGTTGCCGGGGGAGGGCTCGGGCCTGCCCTTCGCGACCCGGGCGGGGGGTGACCAGCCGGAGGGTGCGTCGGCCTCGGGCTGCTCGGTGGTCTGTTGGGGGGCCGGGGCGCGGGAGGGGGGCGCCGCCGGGGAGTTGTCCTTGCCGCCGTACAGCTCGGCGGCGGTGGCCAGGACGCGTAGGCAGGCCGGGCCGTCCAGGGCCGTGTGGTTGATGGTGAGGAAGAGGACGGAGCCGCCGTCCGGGGTGGTGCCGGGGTGCGTCTCCGGGGGCGGGTCCGTGGGGGTGCGCTCTGTCTTCTCCGGGGCGGGGCCGCCCTGGTATGTCCGTCCTCGCCATCCCTGCGGCTCTGTCGGCTCCTCCGCCCCGGACGCCTGTGGCTCCGCGCTGCGGGCGGACATGCCGGTGCGTCCCCTCGGGTGTGTCTCGCGGCCGTCCGCCGGTGGGGGTGTCGCCACTACCTCCAGGCGGATCGGGGGTGAGGAGGTGAGCGGGGGTGCCTCCGCCAAGGCGCGTTCTCGGGCGCGTTTGAGGGCGTCGGGTTCCGGGGGTGGGAACGTCACCACCTCCACGTCCGGATCCGGGGTGAGTTCCCACTCGTAGCGGCGGCGGTACCAGGGGCCCCGCGCCTCCCGCATCAGGATGCGCGGGTGGCGGCGCAGGGCCTCGGTGAAGGCGGCGCGGAGGCGGTCCGGGTCCGGGGTGCCCGGCAGGTGCACCTCGATGTGCACGGTCTCCGGCTCCTCCTCCTGGAGGCAGTGCCGGGAGACCTCGTCGACGACGGGGAACGGCACGCGCGCGGGCGGCCGCCCGGGACCTTCCGCGCGTCGTGCCGGGTGTTCCAGTGCGGTCATC
The window above is part of the Streptomyces venezuelae genome. Proteins encoded here:
- a CDS encoding class I SAM-dependent methyltransferase, whose translation is MTTATTTTTTRRPKGLRDFYENPAVPVASGDARSIRQARMLAAALGPATTRTATVLDIGCGDGTAAATAAPLLAGHRVVGVDWSQDALRRAHARLPYVVRGELTDGGLPFADGTADAVLFSEVVEHLVDPDSALDELRRVLRPGGHLMLSTPNLAAWYNRGLLLAGVQPVFSEVSLRGIHGRPGKEVVGHLRLYTARALREFVAASGFEVVRLSGAPFHGVPRPLRALDRLACAVPSAASILLLHARRA
- a CDS encoding condensation protein; translated protein: MTALEHPARRAEGPGRPPARVPFPVVDEVSRHCLQEEEPETVHIEVHLPGTPDPDRLRAAFTEALRRHPRILMREARGPWYRRRYEWELTPDPDVEVVTFPPPEPDALKRARERALAEAPPLTSSPPIRLEVVATPPPADGRETHPRGRTGMSARSAEPQASGAEEPTEPQGWRGRTYQGGPAPEKTERTPTDPPPETHPGTTPDGGSVLFLTINHTALDGPACLRVLATAAELYGGKDNSPAAPPSRAPAPQQTTEQPEADAPSGWSPPARVAKGRPEPSPGNGMLVAELPVPRRPKGSPFTVNDQLMVATALMIAHWNREHGARPRPFRITMPVDDRPRDATMPMGNGTRLVEVPFSAAELSPRDWTPEATRDLLRRTSERTRALKALSRPQLGHGATLLTAPVLPVTLRAAVTRGLRRAAAPWTSTTLLSNIGRVPYALDFGDAGRAHAVWFSAPARLPRGLTVTTASTAGRLHLALRWSRTLLSHGDGAHLRDLFEHYLNATEHTEPHETHGGPM